A single window of Vigna unguiculata cultivar IT97K-499-35 chromosome 1, ASM411807v1, whole genome shotgun sequence DNA harbors:
- the LOC114177561 gene encoding UDP-URONIC ACID TRANSPORTER 1-like, whose product MSTHGSYSMRSKASFENEAKATVKESGGGGSGGKSGKTMSSNSKENLFICFLVTLWYSSNIGVILLNKYLLSNYGFKFPIFLTMCHMSACAVFSYISIVFFKVVPQQMIKSRSQFMKIATLSLVFCASVVGGNISLRYLAVSFNQAVGATTPFFTAVFAYLATLKREAWVTYAALVPVVAGVVIASGGEPGFHLFGFIMCLSATAARAFKSVLQGLLLSSEGEKLNSMNLLLYMSPIAILVLLPAALIMEPNVVDVTLTLAKDHKSMWLLLLLNSTTAYAANLTNFLVTKHTSALTLQVLGNAKGAVAVVISILLFRNPVTIVGMGGYTITVMGVAAYGETKRRFR is encoded by the exons ATGAGCACACATGGTTCTTACAGCATGAGATCCAAAGCCTCATTTGAAAATGAAGCCAAGGCCACGGTGAAAGAGAGTGGG GGAGGAGGGAGTGGAGGGAAGAGCGGGAAGACAATGTCGTCCAACAGCAAGGAGAATCTGTTCATATGTTTTCTGGTGACACTTTGGTACTCTTCAAACATTGGTGTGATTCTTCTCAACAAGTACCTGCTTTCAAACTATGGCTTCAAGTTCCCCATCTTCCTCACaatgtgccacatgtcagcctGTGCTGTTTTCAGCTATATCTCCATTGTGTTCTTCAAGGTGGTGCCTCAGCAGATGATCAAATCAAGGTCCCAGTTCATGAAGATTGCAACTTTGAGCCTTGTCTTCTGTGCCTCTGTGGTGGGTGGCAACATCTCCCTCAGGTACCTCGCCGTGTCCTTCAACCAGGCGGTTGGGGCAACCACGCCCTTTTTCACTGCTGTCTTTGCCTATTTGGCTACCCTTAAGAGAGAGGCTTGGGTTACGTATGCTGCCCTTGTTCCTGTTGTTGCTGGGGTTGTCATTGCAAGTGGG GGTGAGCCAGGGTTTCACTTATTTGGATTCATTATGTGCCTAAGTGCTACCGCTGCAAGAGCTTTCAAGTCTGTCCTTCAGGGCCTTTTACTTTCTTCTGAAGG GGAAAAGTTGAACTCAATGAATTTGCTATTGTACATGTCTCCAATCGCAATCCTAGTTTTGTTACCTGCAGCTCTTATCATGGAACCGAATGTGGTAGATGTGACACTGACGCTTGCAAAGGACCATAAATCGATGTGGCTTCTTCTTTTGCTTAACTCTACCACAGCATATGCAGCAAACTTAACAAACTTCTTGGTGACTAAACATACTAGTGCTCTCACACTCCAG GTGTTGGGCAATGCAAAAGGTGCAGTGGCTGTTGTAATCTCAATACTGCTATTCAGAAACCCTGTGACTATTGTTGGGATGGGTGGGTACACAATTACTGTGATGGGAGTAGCTGCATATGGGGAAACAAAAAGAAGGTTTAGATGA